One genomic segment of Nonomuraea coxensis DSM 45129 includes these proteins:
- a CDS encoding MerR family transcriptional regulator: MRIGELAERTGASTRSLRYYEQHGLLQARRGPNGYRQYTEEDVRLVTEIRALLAVGFSLEDTRPFVDCLRRGHSTGGSCAESVEVYQRKLDEIDAEIRVLLGRRAEVAAQLAQSCPGCFVRG; this comes from the coding sequence ATGCGCATCGGAGAGCTGGCGGAACGCACCGGGGCGAGCACCCGCTCCCTCCGGTACTACGAGCAGCACGGGCTGCTCCAGGCCCGGCGCGGCCCCAACGGCTACCGGCAGTACACCGAGGAGGACGTGCGGCTCGTCACCGAGATCCGCGCCCTGCTCGCGGTCGGGTTCAGCCTGGAGGACACCCGGCCGTTCGTCGACTGCCTGCGCAGGGGGCACAGCACCGGCGGCTCGTGCGCCGAATCCGTCGAGGTCTACCAGCGCAAGCTCGACGAGATCGACGCCGAGATCCGGGTCCTGCTCGGCCGCCGCGCCGAGGTCGCCGCCCAGCTCGCCCAGTC